The following proteins are encoded in a genomic region of Leptospira fainei serovar Hurstbridge str. BUT 6:
- the pheT gene encoding phenylalanine--tRNA ligase subunit beta, which yields MKLSLDWMNDYAPLKEVPLEEILKKIAASICEIDGVEDFFPHLEKIVLVRIESLEKHPQADKLQLAIVADGKSKIQIVSGATNLRVGDLVPLAVPGAILDGKEIKDSELRGVKSSGMLCSEKELGLSEEDSGVMVLSDPTAKPGDNLREFLGFRDKIFDVDNKSITHRPDLWSHFGFARELAAQLGLPIKFNPLEQEWEFTKEVSSPKVKETKYAHSYFSVGIEGISIVPSKKLIQARLKKCGIRAINNVVDVSNYLLLEAGQPTHFFDRDKLQGQGEVALEVDYAKAKESFPLLDETSPELDPEILIIRNSGKAVAIAGVMGGAETAVSASTKSLILESAVFPREFVRKSIRKTGIRSESSVRYEKGLEATTSLPVIKRALQLLRENGCETVRASVPVGYIHTADKKVNITLNLDFLNKKLGTDIDRNTADTVLKKLSFATDWDGEKAVVTVPKYRHNYDITLPEDLTEEIGRSLGYASIPRRPLTSEVKPPARNLARELERMLKKQFSQVLGYNEVFNYSYASESDNSVEEESKNFVRIKNAMPDDQAFLRTSLYPSLLKNIRLNADRFENVRIFEFGRTYKKAAEPLNESKWFAWAVSEGRKWNEKDLGQLESDFLQVRSGIEKVLRNLNIRSYIWKSEEKPFFHPKASISLLIDGEKIGELGYVHPVLLDKMDLKKRTILGKFDFGTLLSVWESKRQTNYFKVPSHFPQTEIDLSLVMNASESTSNFAELVRKESFPELEDLRVTVVFRGGNLSDDQKSVSYRFRLLSQDKNLTQERIKEITDRLIDIAKSAGYPLR from the coding sequence GTGAAATTATCCCTGGATTGGATGAACGATTATGCACCTCTGAAGGAGGTCCCGTTGGAAGAAATCCTGAAGAAAATCGCCGCATCTATTTGTGAGATCGACGGCGTTGAGGATTTTTTCCCGCATTTAGAGAAGATTGTTTTAGTCCGGATAGAATCGCTGGAAAAACATCCACAGGCCGATAAATTGCAGCTTGCGATCGTAGCGGATGGAAAAAGTAAAATTCAAATCGTTTCCGGCGCTACGAATTTGCGTGTCGGTGATTTGGTTCCGCTTGCCGTTCCCGGTGCGATACTCGACGGAAAAGAGATCAAGGACTCCGAACTTAGGGGGGTCAAAAGTTCGGGTATGCTTTGTTCCGAAAAAGAGCTTGGTCTCTCCGAAGAAGATTCGGGTGTGATGGTTCTTAGCGATCCGACTGCAAAGCCGGGTGACAATCTCCGCGAATTCCTCGGATTTAGAGATAAAATTTTCGATGTTGATAATAAATCCATCACGCATCGACCGGACCTTTGGAGCCATTTCGGTTTTGCAAGAGAACTGGCCGCCCAACTTGGACTCCCCATCAAATTCAATCCTTTGGAACAGGAATGGGAATTTACGAAGGAAGTTTCTTCACCGAAAGTTAAAGAAACGAAATACGCTCATTCTTATTTCTCAGTCGGAATTGAAGGTATTTCTATAGTCCCCTCCAAAAAACTTATTCAAGCTCGTTTAAAAAAATGCGGAATCCGAGCAATCAATAATGTCGTTGATGTTTCTAATTACCTTCTTTTAGAAGCCGGACAACCGACGCATTTTTTTGATCGAGATAAATTGCAAGGTCAAGGCGAAGTCGCTTTAGAAGTGGACTACGCAAAAGCGAAAGAATCTTTTCCACTTTTAGATGAGACTTCTCCCGAACTCGATCCTGAAATATTAATTATCCGTAATTCGGGAAAAGCGGTCGCGATCGCCGGGGTGATGGGAGGCGCAGAAACGGCAGTTTCTGCTTCGACGAAAAGTCTAATTTTAGAATCCGCAGTGTTCCCTCGGGAATTCGTTCGAAAATCGATTCGCAAAACGGGTATACGATCCGAATCCTCCGTTCGTTATGAAAAAGGGTTGGAAGCTACCACCTCCCTTCCGGTAATTAAACGTGCTCTTCAATTGTTAAGAGAAAACGGTTGTGAGACCGTTAGAGCCAGTGTTCCCGTTGGATATATTCACACTGCGGATAAAAAAGTTAATATCACGCTGAACCTCGACTTCCTGAACAAAAAGCTTGGAACCGATATCGATCGCAATACTGCCGATACGGTGTTAAAAAAACTTTCCTTTGCAACGGACTGGGATGGCGAGAAAGCGGTCGTCACGGTTCCAAAATATCGACATAACTATGATATTACCCTGCCGGAAGATCTAACGGAAGAGATCGGTAGATCCTTAGGATATGCAAGTATTCCTCGTCGTCCTCTGACGTCGGAGGTTAAACCTCCCGCAAGGAACTTGGCTAGAGAACTCGAAAGAATGTTGAAGAAGCAATTTTCTCAAGTTTTGGGATATAATGAAGTCTTTAACTACTCGTATGCCTCCGAAAGCGATAACTCAGTGGAAGAGGAGAGCAAAAATTTCGTTCGAATCAAAAATGCAATGCCCGACGATCAGGCGTTTTTACGCACTTCCTTGTATCCCTCCCTTCTAAAAAATATCCGATTAAATGCGGACCGGTTCGAGAATGTTCGAATATTCGAATTCGGTCGGACTTATAAAAAAGCTGCGGAACCTTTAAACGAATCCAAATGGTTTGCTTGGGCGGTAAGCGAAGGACGTAAATGGAATGAAAAGGATCTAGGACAACTAGAATCAGATTTCTTACAAGTACGTTCGGGGATTGAGAAGGTTCTTCGAAATTTGAATATTCGCAGTTACATTTGGAAATCGGAAGAGAAGCCTTTCTTTCATCCTAAAGCAAGTATAAGTTTGTTAATCGACGGTGAAAAGATCGGTGAACTCGGTTACGTTCATCCGGTTCTTTTGGATAAGATGGATCTAAAAAAGAGGACGATTCTCGGTAAATTCGATTTTGGGACCCTGTTAAGCGTATGGGAATCTAAAAGACAGACGAACTATTTCAAGGTGCCTTCTCATTTTCCCCAAACCGAAATCGATTTATCATTGGTGATGAACGCTTCGGAATCTACGTCCAATTTTGCCGAGTTAGTTCGGAAGGAATCATTTCCCGAATTAGAAGATTTACGGGTTACCGTAGTTTTCAGGGGAGGTAATTTGTCTGACGATCAAAAATCCGTATCTTACCGCTTCCGATTATTGAGTCAGGATAAGAACCTTACTCAAGAAAGAATTAAAGAGATAACGGATCGATTGATTGATATCGCCAAATCCGCCGGTTACCCACTTCGATAA